A DNA window from Macadamia integrifolia cultivar HAES 741 chromosome 4, SCU_Mint_v3, whole genome shotgun sequence contains the following coding sequences:
- the LOC122075513 gene encoding uncharacterized protein LOC122075513, with protein MEKATGLFRRSLSLIRSFSTSAPTSNAATAVVSDKLKLRKKKNFFEVCQFLPNWGIGYQMAKSHWVGVSYQITKINLYKDGRHGKAWGIVHKNGVTAADAPKKISGVHKRCWKYIPDSKKAIESLPKPEA; from the exons ATGGAGAAAGCAACTGGTCTTTTCAGACGTTCATTGAGTCTTATCAGAAGCTTCAGTACTTCTGCTCCTACTTCAAATGCAGCCACAGCAGTTGTATCAGATAAATTGAAGcttaggaagaagaagaacttcttTGAAGTTTGTCAGTTTCTTCCCAACTGGGGTATTGGATATCAAATGGCCAAGAGTCACTGGGTTGGCGTATCTTACCAGATTACAAAGATCAACCTCTACAAG GATGGACGACATGGCAAGGCATGGGGAATTGTCCACAAAAACG GCGTTACAGCTGCAGATGCTCCCAAAAAAATAAGTGGGGTTCATAAACGCTGTTGGAAGTACATTCCAGATTCAAAGAAAGCAATAGAGAGTCTACCAAAACCGGAAGCTTAG
- the LOC122076872 gene encoding conserved oligomeric Golgi complex subunit 1-like, with protein MRLSSRSSEDASVAAFRDVESLFRTKPISEIRNVEKEAKKDIEEKKEELRQLVGNRYRDLIDSADSIVRMKCSCESTSANITIIDQGIRSLSAAAIAGTPKLTPDPSRLRIYGIASRVKYLIDTPENIWGCLDESMFLEAANRYLRAREVHELLVSSRANKDFLSNFPLLQHQWQIVESFKGQISQRSRERLMDRGLGTASYVDALAAIAIIDELDPRHVLSLFLDSRRSWISQKLGTCGSGACDSGSVVSIFCDVLRVIQLSLGQVGELFLQVLNDMPFFYKTILSSPPSSQLFGGIPNPEDEVKLWKQFRERLESVMVMLDREFIAETCSNWLKNCGEEIVSKINGRYLIDVIVCGKELASTERLIRETLDGREALEGSLEWLRSVFGSEIELPWNRIRDLLLKSDEDLWDGIFEDAFVRRMERIVDLGFEDLSRVVNVSDSIREIVASNGDQIDFQAYLTRPSTGDGAWFSEPRDKKMGLGSGFKATKEEFNFQSYLNAYFGPEVTRIRDTIDNICQSVLEDLLCFLESPKASSRLKKLAPYLQNKCYESILTILKGLENELEYLSTSLDNDRKEKDIEPPAVVVGRSLFIGRLLFALQNHSSLIPLILGSPRLWMKDDTAMAFEKLPSMLRRTSLPLDSPVHDNSRRQILDSPSRQTSLAALALFGVNDNNSPRLEELSRVSRDLCIRAHSLWISWFSNELSVILSRDLKRDDALLSTTSFRGWEEIVVKQEQANDSQPEMKLALPSMPSLHITSFLFEACKEIHRVGGHVIDKFILQKFSLRLLEKVVDTYKDFLSTLESHNPQVSEKGVLQMLLDLRFIADILSGGDLNMSEESSKASKSKVPFRGKVDRNQPNSIIRERVMGLINQLSQMLDPIDWLTYEPYLWENVKRSYLRHAVLFGFFVQLDRVYSGTLQKSSSSETNIMRCSTVPRFKYLPISAPALSSRGASKSSLPMSSNDNSSRSSWKTISNDALSPKLDFDDNSSFGVAAPFLKSFMQVGSRFGESTFKLSSMLSDGQVGRLKDRSAAAMSTFGDILPVQAAGLLSSFTTGRSDP; from the exons ATGAGACTATCTTCGAGGTCCAGCGAAGATGCATCTGTCGCCGCCTTCAGAGACGTCGAATCTCTCTTCCGAACAAAGCCCATCTCTGAAATCCGCAATGTGGAGAAGGAAGCGAAGAAAGATAtcgaagagaagaaagaggagctTCGACAACTCGTCGGCAATAGATATCGAGATCTCATCGATTCTGCCGACTCCATTGTCCGAATGAAATGCTCCTGCGAATCTACTTCCGCCAATATTACAATAATTGATCAAGGAATTCGCTCACTCTCTGCTGCCGCCATTGCTGGAACTCCCAAATTGACACCTGATCCTTCAAGGCTTCGGATTTACGGGATCGCTAGTCGTGTGAAGTACCTCATTGATACGCCGGAGAACATCTGGGGTTGCCTTGATGAGTCGATGTTTTTGGAGGCTGCAAATAGGTATCTCAGGGCCAGAGAGGTTCACGAACTGTTGGTGAGCAGCCGTGCCAACAAGGATTTCCTGTCTAATTTTCCTCTGCTTCAACACCAGTGGCAGATTGTTGAGAGCTTCAAGGGCCAGATTTCACAGAGGAGTCGGGAAAGGTTGATGGATCGGGGGCTTGGCACTGCATCATATGTGGACGCGTTGGCTGCCATTGCTATCATTGATGAGCTGGATCCCAGGCATGTTTTGAGCTTGTTCTTGGATTCAAGGAGGTCGTGGATATCGCAGAAACTAGGTACATGTGGATCTGGAGCTTGTGATTCCGGTTCTGTTGTTTCGATCTTTTGTGATGTATTGAGGGTAATTCAGCTTAGTCTAGGACAAGTAGGAGAATTGTTTCTACAGGTCTTGAATGACATGCCTTTCTTTTACAAAACTATACTGAGTTCCCCTCCAAGTTCCCAACTGTTCGGGGGAATCCCAAACCCTGAGGATGAGGTTAAGTTATGGAAACAATTCAGGGAGCGATTAGAGTCTGTTATGGTTATGCTTGATCGGGAATTCATTGCTGAAACTTGTTCGAATTGGTTGAAGAATTGTGGTGAAGAGATTGTTAGTAAGATAAACGGTAGGTATTTGATTGATGTAATTGTGTGTGGCAAAGAGCTTGCATCGACTGAGAGGCTGATCCGAGAGACTTTGGATGGCCGGGAAGCATTGGAGGGGAGTTTAGAATGGCTCAGGAGTGTTTTTGGTTCTGAGATTGAGTTGCCTTGGAACAGGATCCGAGATCTTCTTTTAAAAAGTGATGAGGACCTCTGGGATGGGATTTTCGAGGATGCCTTTGTTAGGAGGATGGAAAGGATTGTTGACTTGGGCTTTGAGGATTTGAGCAGAGTTGTCAATGTGAGTGATTCTATTAGGGAGATTGTGGCTAGTAATGGAGACCAGATTGATTTCCAGGCATACTTGACCAGACCTTCCACAGGTGATGGGGCGTGGTTCTCAGAGCCTAGAGATAAAAAGATGGGCCTAGGATCTGGCTTCAAGGCCACAAAGGAAGAGTTTAATTTCCAAAGTTATCTAAATGCCTATTTTGGACCTGAAGTTACCCGAATTAGAGATACCATTGACAATATATGCCAGAGTGTTCTGGAAGACCTACTGTGCTTCTTAGAATCTCCAAAGGCATCTTCGAGATTGAAGAAACTAGCACCATATCTACAAAATAAGTGTTATGAAAGTATATTAACCATCCTTAAGGGACTTGAAAATGAGCTTGAATACTTGTCTACTTCTCTGGACAATGACAGAAAGGAGAAAGACATTGAGCCTCCGGCTGTAGTTGTTGGGAGATCTCTGTTCATTGGTCGACTCTTATTTGCGTTGCAAAATCACTCAAGTCTCATACCATTAATATTGGGTTCTCCAAGGTTATGGATGAAGGATGATACAGctatggcatttgaaaagttaCCATCAATGCTGAGGCGCACCAGTTTGCCCCTTGATTCCCCAGTGCATGACAACAGCAGAAGACAAATTCTTGACAGCCCTAGTAGACAAACTTCATTGGCTGCTTTGGCCTTGTTTGGAGTGAATGATAACAACAGTCCACGACTTGAAGAACTTAGCAGGGTTTCACGAGATCTTTGCATTAGAGCTCACTCCTTGTGGATATCTTGGTTTTCCAATGAGCTATCAGTTATTCTTTCAAGGGATCTTAAAAGAGATGATGCATTATTGTCAACAACGTCCTTCAGA GGCTGGGAAGAAATTGTGGTAAAGCAAGAGCAGGCTAATGACAGCCAGCCGGAGATGAAACTAGCACTTCCTTCCATGCCGTCTCTTCACATTACCTCTTTTCTTTTCGAAGCTTGCAAAGAAATTCATCGAGTTGGAGGTCATGTTATTGACAAATTTATacttcaaaaattttctttgaGACTTCTGGAAAAG GTGGTTGATACGTATAAGGACTTTCTTTCAACTTTAGAGTCTCACAACCCTCAAGTGTCAGAGAAAGGAGTTCTGCAGATGTTGTTGGACTTGAGATTCATTGCTGATATTTTATCTGGGGGTGATCTCAACATGAGTGAGGAGTCATCAAAAGCTTCAAAGTCGAAGGTTCCTTTCAGAGGGAAGGTGGACAGAAACCAGCCTAACTCCATTATTAGAGAACGTGTCATGGGCTTGATTAATCAGCTCTCTCAAATGCTGGATCCAATAGACTGGCTTAC GTATGAGCCATACCTTTGGGAGAACGTGAAGCGATCTTACCTGAGACATGCTGTTCTTTTTGGGTTCTTTGTACAACTTGATCGGGTGTATTCTGGTACACTGCAGAAGTCTTCCTCTTCTGAAACAAACATAATGAGATGTTCCACAGTTCCACGCTTCAAGTACCTTCCAATCAG CGCACCAGCACTGTCGTCAAGAGGGGCATCTAAATCATCTCTTCCAATGAGCTCAAATGATAATTCTTCCCGAAGCTCTTGGAAGACAATTTCAAATGATGCACTCTCTCCAAAGCTTGATTTTGACGATAACTCAAGTTTTGGGGTTGCTGCACCATTTTTGAAATCTTTCATGCAG